Proteins found in one Apostichopus japonicus isolate 1M-3 chromosome 16, ASM3797524v1, whole genome shotgun sequence genomic segment:
- the LOC139982352 gene encoding uncharacterized protein has product MADILDTRGVYTVTIYPESSSSNDLAEDVSIGVRWSSGCRKIYWCKGRKRTANFGPRLILKSTEDAGLYTIRQPRRARRGWFVHILVIGATCPKGDIYNPVNAACEGGYVCLNGEVFKNVEDACICPPFLDGTTCQCAKDNGGTDLILADMLDKPLLCKDLPGGDPKCKGHLVCYGDNYGCKCAPEWWGNACDRACPKGKWGANCEQNCPLMKLVAIGFVALLKAGLTVIHQYGGENHIPVSF; this is encoded by the exons ATGGCAGACATTCTTGACACAAGAGGTGTATATACCGTGACCATTTATCCAGAATCATCATCATCTAACGACCTCGCTGAAGATGTATCTATCGGGGTTCGTTGGTCTTCCGGCTGTAGGAAGATCTATTGGTGCAAGGGAAGGAAAAGAACGGCGAACTTTGGACCTCGCTTGATTCTCAAGTCTACAGAAGATGCTGGACTTTATACTATCCGACAACCAAGAAGGGCTAGAAGAGGCTGGTTTGTCCACATTCTCGTGATCGGTGCAA CATGTCCAAAAGGTGATATTTATAACCCTGTTAACGCAGCGTGTGAGGGTGGATATGTATGCTTGAATGGAGAGGTGTTCAAGAACGTCGAGGACGCCTGTATTTGCCCTCCTTTCCTGGACGGTACCACGTGCCAATGTG CTAAGGATAATGGTGGTACTGACCTAATTCTAGCGGATATGTTGGACAAACCTTTGCTTTGCAAAGATCTACCAGGTGGTGACCCAAAGTGTAAGGGCCATTTGGTGTGCTATGGAGACAACTATGGCTGTAAATGTGCACCGGAATGGTGGGGCAACGCGTGTGATAGAG CCTGTCCGAAAGGAAAATGGGGAGCTAACTGTGAGCAAAATTGCCCACTGATGAAACTGGTTGCAATCGGTTTCGTGGCACTACTCAAGGCAGGCCTTACTGTGATCCACCAATATGGGGGTGAAAACCATATACCTGTTTCATTTTAA